One Gemmatimonadota bacterium genomic window, GCACGCCGAAGATCGATCGCCCGGACGCCGCCAGCGCTTTGGCCGCGGCCTCACCGAACCCGCTCGATGCGCCCAGAACGAGCGCCCAACGCCGCCGGTCCCCGCTCATGCTTCCTCCAGTATCGCGTCGATTCGTCGCGCCAGCGCGAAGTCCTTTTCGGTCAGCCCGCCGGCCGAATGGGTGCTCAGCTCCAGTCGGACATTCCGGTAGCGAACGTCGATGTCCGGATGATGGTCCGCCTCCTCGGCCGCCTCGGCGACCGTCACGACGAACGCGATCGCGTCCAGGAACGTCGCGAGTCGGCCAACGCGGACGATCGCGTCGCCCTCGCGCGTCCAGGCCGGGAGGGCGTCCAGCTCGCGGGCGATCTCGTCTTGGGACAGAAGCGGCATGGCGTACGAATTCCTCTCGGTTCGAAGGGCCGGTAAGTTGACCGCCATGTCAGACGTGGGCAAGCGGGTTCCGGGCGCCGGCGCGCCCCTCCGAATGGCGGCGTTCGGAGGGCTGCTGATCGCCATCGCGTGGCTGCTGACCGACCCACTGCCTTTGTTCGAGCGGGCGTTCGCGACGTTCCTCCTGGGAGTGCTGCCGGTTGCTCTGCTGA contains:
- a CDS encoding 4a-hydroxytetrahydrobiopterin dehydratase → MPLLSQDEIARELDALPAWTREGDAIVRVGRLATFLDAIAFVVTVAEAAEEADHHPDIDVRYRNVRLELSTHSAGGLTEKDFALARRIDAILEEA